CAGGTGATGGCTACACTTGTGGAGAATATAGCATAACATGTAGAGAAGTTGAATTGCTGttatacacctggaactaatgtaacattgtgtcaactatattcaaatttatttgtttatttttaagattttatttatttgtcagagagagagagagagggagagagcacaagcagggggagtggcaggcagaggcagagggagaagcagactccccgctgagcagggagcccgatgtgggactcgatcccaggaccctgggatcatgacccgaactcaaggcagatgcttaactgactgagccacccaggcgtccctatattcaaattttaaaaattaagtatattagACTACTTGATTTTACCTCAAGTCACAGAGGTTTCAATCATTTTTTACCTCTGTGCTTCAGTTAGGATAGTTTTTATTACCATGTGCTCAAGGTCACTGGTCATTTTTTCAATAGTTTTTCAACTGCTCTTAATCCCACCCAAATGAGTTTTTCATTTCCAATCTTGTATTTTTCACCTCTAAAAATTCCATTTGtgtctttagaaaataatttttatattttccatttcttatctCATTATGTTCaagttttgctttaaatttttgaaCATACATGTAATACTGATTTTAAAGTCCTTGTTTGTTAATTCCATTAtgcctttgtttttgtctttctcctgaATAATATTGCTCTGGGTTCTATGTCCTGTTTTGCTACCTTTCTCATGTCTTGTAACTTTTTGAAGATATGAATGTTACACTTGTGAATGCTGGTTTTTGTTGTCTTCCTTTAAAGAGTGTTaaagttgttttgaaaaaaaagttgatttacTTTTTTGTCTTTGTAGTTCTAAAATAGCCTTTACTTTAGGACTAGAGTAACATTATAGAGGCATGGCCTTTTAGGATTCagtactgaattcctgtgtgttCAGTGAGAGGTCTTTCTGATATAGTAGGGATTTTAATATCTCTCAGCAATGTATGAGGCCAGAATACTTTAGATTATAGttattctttgattttcctttgcTTGGTATGGAGTTTAACCCTAAGCAGatttatattaagtgaaagacTTAATGGGAGTCCTATTCAGATTGCTGGtgtgctttctctaaaatttcctcctttttggTACTTTATTTACAAATTCCAGATGCCTAGCCCTTCCCATCTCCAATCCCCATCTCTTAATTAAGTCAAACCTCTGTGCTGTAGTTGGGATCCCCCTCTGTGCACCAGGGCTCAGAAAGCATCTTTAGGCATAAAGCCAGGGTAAATAAGGGGCTcaccttttccatttttcttctttaagggaTAAGTCTTGCCACCCCTGTTAGCTGATATTGAAAaacagttgttttatttatttttcccagttgTCTAATTGTATATGGTTAGAGAGTAAGTCTAGTTCCAGATATTCCATCATGGCCTTAAGTGGAATTGCTTTTGCACTCAGTTCTGGTCCTAGGGACATATTCTCAATGTGGAATTTGGTTTAATCATCTAAAACAGAGGGGCTGGAACTGCTTAATATTGCAGATTACTGGGATTTATTTAGCATCAGGAAAAGCCATAATGTTGCAGTTTCAACAAGTTTATTGCTCAATTCTTGCACACTCAAGTGGAAAACCTGTACCTCCCTAAAATAGGGAATCCTCActgtatttcaaaaatttcttggagaggggctcctgggatcgagctctgcatcgggctccctgctcggtgggaagcctgcttcttctccctctccttctactgcttcccctgtttgtgttctctcactctctcagcaaaataaataaaatcttttaaaaaaatttcttggagAGCTTTTAAATGCATTCATACCTGGGCCCCCCTTTGGAATATagcaagcatttaaaaatattgcttgaatgaaataatgaatgtatgaatgattATATCCCTAAGACTAGGGGATTTCAATGACTTCAGAATTAACTCTCAACAAATATAGCCAGATTTCATGAGTCAAATTTTGCTAGGACAgattaaatatttgcttatattattaatatatttttctataataataattattaaatgaagGAAAAGCATATATAATTTGGAAATTCTAAACATCTGCCAGCTTACTTCTATTGTTTATCTTAGTACCTGAATTGACCCAAATTGCACTTGAATTTTCAGATTCACTTGTTTTCTGTCCTAGTGTTGCTTTGCTCAAGTGTCCATTTATGCTTTGGTTTACTCTCCATATTTTCATAGAATTCTTAcctattttcttttccccaaatattaACAATACTTGCTATGAAGCTCTAACCCTCAGTGGGTGTCACCTTTATTTGTATTCTTAGGGCAGTTATAAGCAAGTGATTTAGTGCTGGGTTGTGTGTTAtgttgtactttattttttacataatttataagGCTTTTGTTCATCCCAAACAGCAGGCTCTTTGAAAGCAGGAATCATGGTTTCTTCTTACTCTACATAGCTCCCAACCTGGAGGAGTGCTCAGTAGGGCAGCTCAAGGAAAACTTGTCAGATAACTGGCTGTTTCTTAAAACTGCAATTGGAAGTCTATAAGGCATTTTCTGGATGTCTCTTTTtttaggagtatttttttttctggagtatcTGAGATATGAGAAAAGCTAGTTCTCCAGCTTTAGTATAAGCCCACTTATTACTgtagaagataaaaaatttttgGTTTGTATAGTTATAAGCATGGGTATTATGTGATAATACGTCAAAGTAATATTTTGGTAGAATATTACTTTACATTAATGTAAAAATTGTGTCATGTTCTCAGAAGCATACTTGAGATAATCATCCTAAGCTTGAAAAATATCCACTTTATTTTAATGTGACAGTGTTAATATATTTGGCTGCACTCTAGCATCTCCCTTGGGCTGAAAACAtgttgaacattttaaaacattttagttttctaacctgtaaacaacaacaacaaaatgtttaaTTCCCTAGggagacattttatttctgaagtttCATGAACTACTCTGCTTTCTCCTCAGGGCCCACAGCACTTAAGTGGCTAGTGCTATATAATCTATAATGTGGGGTAAATATGAGATAAGGAGATTCAAAGTGattatttgctcattcatttctcttctctctctctctctcacacacacacacacacacacacacacacaggaagagtCAACATGACTTGACATTGAAAGTATATATATGGACCTTGTTTTTTGGGAGCTTACAATTTTTTGAGCGATCTCTTATTAAGAGATGAAGTGCATGAGATCAAAACTAGAGGTTTAAATCACATGTGACTAGTGCAAAAATTCCATAGTCAGATAGAGGCAGGGAGAGTATTTCTGGCTTTACTTAACAGTGAAGATTTAATGGAAGAATTGGCTGGCTCTTGGGaaacagaagtgaaaagaaagccagtcTGTATGTTTATTATCAAATCTGTAAGAATGCAGGAACATGTACTGATGACAATAATCTATACTTAGGAATCAGTCCAGATGTGTTTTTCCCTAGCAGCTTGTCTGAAACTATATAATGGTGTGCATTTTTCTTGGAGAGGGTCTATATAATCATTTTCTAGAAAGTATAGGTATCTGTACTGATGTTTTTATATGAAGAACATAGTGTCTTTGTGGTTTTAAAGACAactgtgaaataaaattgtttcacctgccaaaaaaaaaaaaaaggtgaagagaaAAATTCCTTCCAGAGGTTGCACTGTAGTAGTGAAGGAAGGGCATGGTAAAGGAGGTGCTTTAACAATATTTAACTGGCAGTAGATTGAAAACTGTATTGGTAAAAGTGGTTGCAAACACAGCTGTTATGTAAAATAAGGAGAGAGCATCAGCAGGAACAGCAATGTTGAATTGGGTTAGATTCCataattagaaatagaatttacAATTTAATGGTTCTAGCTGTTGACAGAGAGGTAGACTTACCAGCAGCAGATTTAAGACTTAGATTCAGATGTATTCAGATATATTCAGCAGATTCAGACTCAGATTCTTAAGTATCTGGGAGTGTGGTTGTACCATCAACAAAAATAAGGGAAAGACTTATACTGGAACAGAAGTTGGGTCCAAGTATACACCAAATTCTTACAGGGAGAACATCTCGGAGACAGAAGTAAAGGAAAAGTGGATTCTTTGATTTGAGGAAcgaagaggaggaaatgggatGAAGTTTCGATCAGATGAATTCAGTCTTATTAGTAAGATTGTGGCAAAGTCATCTGAGAGTCGATGGAGATAAAAAGGTTTAACCCTGTATGagtattactgatttttcttttggcCTCAGGCATCAGTATGGCTTGGTTTGGCATTTTTACTGatcttctctttatttaaatGTTGATAATTCTGTTCATCAGGGGATTTTCAGCattaattttgatgtttttaaaaataatgcattaaacATTACTTATCATAATCACTGAGTTCTTTGACAACGAATTAAATTTTGCATCTGAGGCACTTGCCTTTATCCTAGTCCCAGCCTGGATAAAAAGCATGATTTCAGCATTGGAATGGATAGCAATTCATGCATAATAAATTAGCATATTATATGAGCACATGTTCCAAATGAACTTTAGGTagaataggatttttaaaaattgtgctaaGGATTTGGGGGGCAAAGCGCGGCCCCGCGAGCAGTTGCGGCGGGAGAGCCGCGGGCGGAGAGCTTGACTCGCGGGCTCCGGCGCTGCCTGCTTCCCCGCCGCCGCGCACAGCCATGTCCGAGGAGAAGCCCAAGGAGGGCGTGAAGACAGAGAACGACCACATCAACCTGAAGGTGGCCGGGCAGGACGGTTCCGTGGTCCACTTCAAAATCAAGGGACACACCCCGCTGAGCAAGCTGATGAAGGCTTACTGCGAGAGGCAGGGCTTATCAATGAGACAGATTAGATTCAGGTTTGATGGGCAGCCAGTTAACGAAACAGACACCGCCGCACAGCTGGAGATGGAGGACGAAGACACCATCGACGTGTTCCAGCAGCAGACGGGGGGCTCCTGGCAGAGCGGCTGTCTCTGTCCCCTCCGTGTCGTCCCTGCATCTGCTGAAGAGTGAACAAGTGACCATACCCATCACAACGGAGTCTGCGGAAACCTGGGGACAGTCACCAAAATTACCTCCCTCTCTTTGACATTTTGTGAGGGCAACTCAGAACTCTGTCTGCAGGGGGGAGCCTGCAGCTGGAAGCGGGCCAGTCACACTTGTCTTTGTTGGGGTGAAGTGAGTTGTGAgggtttttgggtttgtttttgctttcatttttgttttttctcccctctaACTTTGCCCCCAAACTTGTGGTCTGAATGTCCACTTTTAGTCTAGATGGGGATCTGACCCCAGGGGTTGATCTCCGCCCCTGCACCACTTATTCCAGTGGATAGCTCACGGCACCACAGTGGGGGTGCTTCTGTTGGACAAGTTTTGGGGGCGGTTTGGGGATGGGAGACAGACTTTTACTATTTTGTATGGCACAggttttttaaatgctaaatattGCATTTCAGGATATGGTAAAGTTGAAGGGAAAATActggaatgctttttaaaagggaaaataagcagGTCCTTCAGTAACGTGGCCTTGGGCATCAGCACTCACTGCCTGGAGCCTGGGGCTGCAGAAACGGGCCTTTCCCCTTAATAGAGAAGAAAGCAGTCCCCATGCGTCTCACTTGGTCATAGTGTGGCCTCAGATTTCTCCTCCTCTAATTGTGGTCTCTCtataaaaaagcaagattcaGTATTGCTGAATTTGCACTTGTTTTTGTGTGAAAGTCCTGGTTCAGAGTATGTTGGAACCCATGGAAAGGTGACTCCGTGTCGCCCTCACGGATTTGGGCTGTGCTGCTTTCCAAATAGGTATGGGACTTACGCTTTAGTATATGATTTCAGTTCTGTGAAATGTTTTGGGATCTGTACCAGTTAAACTGAtagttttccttctgtctttgtcctcctttccttctgtctttccttctgtctttgtGTATGGACCCCACTGCTGCCTTGTTCTAGTCACAGAGCATGACCATGACCGTCATCTCTTGCTTGCCTGAAATCTTGCTGAAGGTGTTCgcatttcctttgtgttttgcTGTTCCGGCATGCGTGGGATGTCTGCTGGCTCTGTTCTGCTTATTCACCAATTTGTACATTATCTGTTGTCCTTTGCTACTGTAAACGGTAAATATAGTTGGtattctgtcaaaaaaaattgtgctaaaatttttcacagagctagtacaaacaatcctaaaatttgtatggaagcacaaaagaccctaaatagctaaagcaatcctgaaaaagaaaagtatagctggaggcatcacaattctggacttcaagttatattacaaaggtgtagcaattaagacagtatggtactggcacaaaaacagactcatagatcagtgggaacagaatagaaaacccagaaatgaacccataactgtatgatcaactaatctttgataaagtaGGAAAGCctatccaatggaaaacagacagtctcttcagcaaatggttttgggaaaactggacagcaacatgcaaaagaatgaaactagaccactttcttataccatacacaaaaataaattc
The sequence above is a segment of the Zalophus californianus isolate mZalCal1 chromosome 2, mZalCal1.pri.v2, whole genome shotgun sequence genome. Coding sequences within it:
- the LOC113925109 gene encoding small ubiquitin-related modifier 3-like, yielding MSEEKPKEGVKTENDHINLKVAGQDGSVVHFKIKGHTPLSKLMKAYCERQGLSMRQIRFRFDGQPVNETDTAAQLEMEDEDTIDVFQQQTGGSWQSGCLCPLRVVPASAEE